A stretch of DNA from Brevibacterium sp. CBA3109:
GCGAATGCCAGTGGGAAGTCACGGGCGACGTCGAACAGTGTACGCAAGACCGAGGTGGTGCGAATACCGTTGACAATCACCAAATCGTCGTCGCTGATCTCTCTCTTTCGGATCAGGATAGAGGTTCGCCTCACACCGAATTTCGGATGTACCGACTCCACACACGGGGCTTCGTTCTGGGCGAAGTACGGAACAGGCAGTCCATGAATGATCAGAGCACTTCGATGCGAGAATACGGCGCCCGGCGGCAGGTCACCGACATATGATCTCACCATGATGCGCAGATCCTCACCGCGCTTGAGCATTCCCTTCGACTCCTGTGGCAGGCTGGTGCTCGCAGCTTCTGCGATCGTCGCCACAAAATGGTGAGCAGGCTCGGCGCAGGCACGGGCCACAACGTAGATACCGCGGCGAACTCGTCGCAGACAGCATCGTTCGGCAAGAGTGATCTGGTAAACAGACAACCCGGCGTTCCTGAGCTCCAAAGCAGATATGCACGCGAACATGAGGCAAGCATCGTCGAACGGTGATGTCGAGACAACGTTCTGAATTCCGGCTGTGGATGAACCGTGACTCGAGCGCACAGACCGTGCAAGGTCCCGTCGCACCACCGCTCGCTCACACCATTGATGTCGGAACTATCTCTCAGCAAGGCCCCCGTCGACGGCCCCCACGCAGAGTGAACCCGACTCCGCCGATCAAACTGGATGCAGAAGCTCGACGCGCTGACGATACATTCGGGACTGTGCATTCGGGACCCGATCAACGTGGCGTACGGAAAAGTCGTCTCCGGCGACGACAAAATCAGACTAGCCGTGGATCGAGCGAACAGAGCAGCGAACGAAGCTGGGCGACATCAGAGGCCGCAGCGCACTATGCGACTGCGGCCTCTGCATCGGGTAGGGATGCTTACCGGATCAGGAAGCTCACAGTCCCAGGTGTTCCTTGACATTGGCAGCCAGACGCTCGGCCTGGGCCTGGGCAATGTCTTCGGTCTCCGCCTCGACCATGACACGGATCAGGGCCTCGGTGCCCGAGGCCCGCAGCAGGACGCGACCCGAGCCTTCGAGCTCAGCCTCGACGGCGTTCACCTCGGCCGCAACCTTGGGGTGGTCGACACTGTATTTGTCAACATCCTTGACGTTGACGAGAGCCTGGGGCAGCTGAGGAATCTCGGCAGCCAGGTCAGCCAACGTACGCTTCGAATCGGCCATGCGCTTCATCAGGTGCAGGGCCGTCTGCACGCCGTCGCCGGTCGAACCATGGTCGAGCATGAGCACATGCCCGGACTGCTCGCCACCGAGGACGTAGCCGTCTGCCAGCATGCGCTCGAGGACGTACCGGTCACCCACAGCGGTCTGGACCGTATTGATTGAGTACTTGTCCATGGCGTGGCGCAGGCCGATGTTCGACATCACGGTCGTGACGAGCGTATTGCCGGTGAGCTCGCCGAGCTCCTTGAGGCCGATCGCCAGGATGCCCATGAGTTGGTCACCGTTGATGACACGGCCCAGGGAGTCAACGGCCAGGCAGCGGTCGGCGTCGCCGTCGAAGGCCACACCCAGATCGGACTGAGTTTCGACGACGAGACGCTGGAGTGGTTCGAGGTGTGTGGAACCGACACCGTCATTGATGTTGAAGCCATCGGGCTCAGCGGCGGAAACGATGACTTCGGCACCGGCCTGGCGCAGGGCAGCGGGTCCGACGATGGACGCAGCTCCGTGAGCGCAGTCGACGACGACCTTGAGACCGGACAGGGGGCGTGTACCCTCAGCATCGAGGGACCGCACGAGCTTCTCCGTATATTCGTCGGCAGCGGCGGGATAACGAGAGATGCGACCCACCTCGGCGCCGGTGGGACGTTCCCAGTCCTCGTCGAGGACCGCAAGGATCGAATCCTCGACGGAGTCATCGAGCTTCGTCCCACCTGCCGCGAAGAATTTGATGCCGTTGTCCGGCATCGGATTGTGGGAGGCGGAGATGACGACCCCGAAGGCGGCACCCGTGTCCGCAACGACGCTGGCGATGCCAGGGGTGGGCAGCATTCCCGCATCGAGCACGTCGACTCCCGCGGAGGCGATGCCCGCGGAGATCGCGGCGGAGAGGAACTCACCGGAGATTCGAGTATCGCGGCCGACAACGGCGAAGGGACGCTTGCCTTCCGGCCAACCGCGGGTGAGAACCCGCGAACCTGCAACGGAGAGTTGGAGCGCCAGCCGTGCGGAGATGTCGCGATTGGCGAGTCCACGGACACCGTCGGTGCCGAAGAGTCGTGACATGGAAAGTCCTTTCCTCAATTTCTCGTCGATTTTAGTCCATAACGCCGCCGAGGCGGTGGTGAGCAGACCGTACGACGCCCGAAATTGGTTTGAGATGTGTCGCCCATGTCGGTGCGGGACGACACCGCCTGCGTCGAGGCGAGAGAGGGGCGAAAAGCAGGTGAATGCACGAAATGCGGCCCCGAATCCGGTTCGGGGCCGCACTGCGGTGTTCATCGAGCTGAACTGTCGGGGACTGCGCTTCAGCGGCAGACCAGGCGCAGTCCTGACAGCAGAATCAGCGCTTCGAGAACTGAGGTGCCTTACGGGCCTTCTTGAGACCGGCCTTCTTGCGCTCGGGGACGCGTGCGTCGCGGCGCAGGTAGCCTGCCTTCTTCAGCTCAGCACGGTTCGACTCTTCGTCGATCTGGTTGAGCGAACGGGCAATGCCCAGACGAACGGCTCCGGCCTGGCCGGAAGGTCCGCCACCGGAGATGCGCACGACGACGTCGAAGCGCCCTTCGAGGTCCAGGAGACGGAAGGGCTCGTTGACGAGCTGCTGGTGCAGCTTGTTCGGGAAGTACTCTTCGAGAGTGCGTCCGTTGATGGTCCACTCACCGGATCCGGGGATCAGGCGGACGCGAGCAATTGCCTGCTTGCGGCGGCCGACTCCACTGCCGGGAGCGGTCAGGGACTGACCACGTCCGCCGGCGGTCTGTTCGCCCAGGCCTGCGGAGTCGGGGGTCTCCGACGTGTATTCGGTTGCGGTTGGTTCTTCGACAGCGTCTGTCGCAGTGGTGGTTTCTTCAGCCACGGTTCTCCTCGGTATGTCTAGAGCTCAGGCGCGCTTACTGCGCGACCTGGCTGAGTTCGTACGGCTGCGGATTCTGAGCGGCGTGTGGGTGCTCTCCACCCTGGTACACCTTCAGCTTCTGCATCTGGGCACGTCCGAGACGAGTCTTCGGAACCATACCGCCGACAGCCTTTTCGACTGCGCGCTCGGGATTGGTGGCGAGAAGCTCGGCGTAGTTGACGCTCTTCAGACCACCCGGGTAACCCGAGTGGTGGTAAGCGCGCTTCTGATCGAGCTTCGCACCGGTCAATGCGACTTTGTCTGCATTGATGATGATGACGAAGTCACCGGTGTCGATATGAGGAGCAAAGGTGGTCTTGTGCTTGCCGCGCAACAGGCGTGCAACCTGGGCAGCAAGACGACCGAGCACCTGGTCAGTGGCGTCAATGACGTGCCACTGGCGCTCAATATCGCCGGGCTTGGGTGTGAACGTACGCAAAAGTAGCCTTCTTTTCGTATCTCTTGGTGTAGTGCTGATGATTCATCGGGTCGTGAGTCTGATGAATCAAGGCACTCGTTGTCTTGAATCGGGTCTGCCCATCGAAATCGTCCCCTCACCTACGGGCCTGCAACGCATGAGGCTATGTAAGGGAGCACGACGGACACACACAACGACAATCAAATATACATGCAAGCTCGCTCGCGGAGCAAACGCTCAGGCCAGTGCCAGAGCGGGCGGAAAGCCGAGCCGATACTATTGACCTGTGCCGCCTACATCCTTCCTGCCCACGCGCCTTCCCGCATACAGACTCCTGGTGCTGGGATTAGTCCTCGGGCTTCTGGTGCTCGCGCTCGGCCCGGCACAGTCACCGGCCACCGCGGCAGACGAGTCAGCGGCCACCGGATCACCCTCAACCTCACCTGCCAGCACCACAGCAGCGTCGACCACCGCACCATCGTCGATGACCGGAGCATCAGGTGAGGATTCCACCGGCTCGCACGACCCCGCCGGCAAGACAATCGTCTACGGCATACCCGGTCTGACCATCAGTGATATCGACCGCGTGCGCACGCCCAACCTCTATGCGCTCTTCTCCAGCGGCTCGGCGGCCAACCTGAATGTGCGCACCATCGGCTCGGCCACCTGCCCCGGCTCGGGCTGGCTGTCCATGGGTGCCGGTGCACGGGCACAGGCAGGACCGCCCGCTGATCCAGAGCACGAAGACAACAAGGCCACCTGCCCACCGTTGAGTGCACCTTCGACCGCCAACGATGCTGTGGCGAAGACGCTCGACGGCGTGGATGACGCCACGAAGTCGGGTGTCGGCACAGACGCATCGAGTGACGAAGATCTCGCCCAGAGCTCCGCAGATGGCACGACCACCGCGACGATCGACGACTTCGAGTCCATCAAGGAACCGAACATCGACTCCGGATACTCGGTGGACTACGGGATGCTCGCCCGCCTCATCCGCGAGCAGGGGAAGGCCGCCTCATCAGAGACTGGCCCGGCGGGAGACGAAGCACAGTTGAAGCCCTGCGTCGCCGCCGAGGGTCCCGGCGCGGCCTATGCTGTGGCTGACGAGAACGGCATCGTGGCCAACTACACCGACGACGCGGCCGCCACGGACTGCCGGCTCGATCTCGTCGACCTGGGCTCGATCGGCTCCTCGGCCTGGCTCTACGATCCGATCCCCAACTACTCCTACACTGTGCCTGCCTTCTTCGACCGTGAGAAACGCGTTGCCGAGGCCGACAAACGTTTGGGTACCAAACTGGCGGAAGCACGTGATTCCGCGACGCCGGGAAGTGGAGAGCCCACGATCATTGTGGCCGGCCTCGGCGACAGCTCGAGTCTGCCGCAGCTGCGCGCGTTCATCGCTTCCGGCCCCGGCTACGAACCAGGCAGTCTGTCCTCGGCAAGCACCCGCACCCCCGGCCTCCTGCAGCTCACGGACATCGCTCCGGGAATCCTCGACCAGGTCGGCATCTCCTCCCCCAGCGGCATCTCCTTCGACAGCACACCGAGCGATGATGAGCCACAGAAGCGCATCGACGACCTCGTCTCGGAATCGCAGAAGGCGACGTCGATCTACCAGCATCTGTCGACGTTCTCCCTGCTTCTCGATACCACCTTCTATCTCCTGTTCATCTTGTGCGGCCTGCTCCTGAGCCGGAGCTTCCTCGGTCGCCGAGGCGGTGCGACGATCGCCCCGACCGTGCACAGGTTCCTCGGCTGGGTCTCCTTGGCCGTGGCGACTCTGCCGATGAGCGCGTTCCTGGCCGGGCTGTTCCCGTGGGCCAGACTGCCGCATCCCGGGTTCGGTCTCAGCGTTTCGGTCGCAGTCTCGGCCGCGCTCCTCTTCGGTGCCTCTCTGCTTCCACCGTGGGGGCGAACCTGGCGCGGTCGTGTGGCAGCACTCTCGCTGTTGAGCTTCCTCATCCTCTCCGCAGACCTCATCACCGGTTCGCATCTGCAGGGCAATTCACTGCTGGGCTATAACCCGATCGTCGGCGGCCGTTACTACGGTCTGGGCAATCAGGGTGCGGCAATCTTCATCGTCAGCCTCTTCAACTTCCTGGGTCTTGCGATCTCCTGGCTGCGGGCGAATGGGCATCGTCGGATGGTCTTCATCCTTCCCCTCACCCTCGGGCTGTTTGCGGTGCTCGTGTCCGGAAATCCGTCCTGGGGAGCGAAGTTCGGGGGCACGATCGCCACCTTGGCCGGTCTTCTCGTGCTGCTGGCACTCGTCAGTCGTATCCGCCTCTCCGTCTTCCGCCTTGCACTCATCGGCCTCGCCTCCTTGGCCGTGCTCTTGGGCATCGCGTTCCTCGACTGGCTGCGTGAGCCGGGGGCACGATCGCACTTCGGGAACTTCTTCGACCAGATCGTCACCGGTGAAGCCCTGCAGGTGGTCGCTCGGAAGCTCAGCGCCAATCTCCACATCATGCAGATCAACCCGGCGCTGGCGATCGTCACTCCCCTCGCGATCATCGCCATCCTGTTCTTCCTCCGTTATCTGCTCCACTTCCCCAACATTGCCTCCACCAGTCGCACCGGTCGTCTGACGAACACATGGCGGGGACGCCTGCCACAGGTGTTCGCGGACCAGGACATCCACTTCGGATTCCTCGCCGCGGCCACAGGCATGGCGGTGGGGCTGGTAATCACCGACTCCGGCATCGCCGTGCCCTCGACTGGTGCCATGGTGCTGCTGCCCTATCTGCTGGCGCTGAGCGCCGAGCACGCCGATGAGAAGGTCACCAGCCGTTGGCCACGCCGGAACAGCCAACGGACCATCCTCACGACTGCCGAGACCTCTGCCGCCGAGCCCCCCGCTGGCGGCTCCTCTGAAAGTTCGCCTGAAGCCAGGAAGGATCGGACATGAGGGCGAAGATGTTCCCGCTGCGGGTGCTGCTGGGCGTCTTCGTCATCGCTCTGCTCATCCTCGGGCTCCCGCCGGCGTCCCAGGCGGGCACGACCGCGGACACCGCAGGCTCGGCCGCGACGACGGACACCACCAAATCAGCGGCGGAGAATGCGCCGATCTTCATTGGGGTCTCCGGCTTCAGCTTCGAAGACCTCGATCCGCGCACCACCCCGAACCTGTGGAAGATGATGAAGTCCGCACAGATCGGCACCATCACTCCTCGCAGCGTGCGAGCCAGCAGCTGCCCGGTCGACGGCTGGTTGGCCGTGGGGTCGGGACGTCGCGCCGCCGACGAGCCCCGCGAAGAATGCCGTCAGCCGGCCCCGCCGCTGGATGGCTGGGTTGCGGACTGGGATGTCTACAGCCAAGTGGCGCGTGGGGACAACTACGACGCCCTATTGGGCGGACTCTCCGAGTCGGTGCCGACGATCAAGGCCTTCGGCCCCGGTGCAGCCATTGCCGCAGCCGCTCCCAACGGACATGTGAAAGGCTGGTCTCCAGTCGGCGATGATCTCGCGGACAAGGCCACACAGGCCTCGGAAAACGGCGAACTGTCGCTGATCGACCTCGGCAACACCACCTCGGACGGATACTCCCTCAAGAGCCTCGACCGGCGGGTCGGCACGATCCTCCACGCCAACGGATGGAGCGATGGCGACGCCTCGCAGGGGCTGTCTCAAGGGAACTCGCCGGTGATCTTCTCCTCTATCGCTGACGGAGACAACGACGGTTCCTCG
This window harbors:
- the rplM gene encoding 50S ribosomal protein L13, producing the protein MRTFTPKPGDIERQWHVIDATDQVLGRLAAQVARLLRGKHKTTFAPHIDTGDFVIIINADKVALTGAKLDQKRAYHHSGYPGGLKSVNYAELLATNPERAVEKAVGGMVPKTRLGRAQMQKLKVYQGGEHPHAAQNPQPYELSQVAQ
- the rpsI gene encoding 30S ribosomal protein S9; amino-acid sequence: MAEETTTATDAVEEPTATEYTSETPDSAGLGEQTAGGRGQSLTAPGSGVGRRKQAIARVRLIPGSGEWTINGRTLEEYFPNKLHQQLVNEPFRLLDLEGRFDVVVRISGGGPSGQAGAVRLGIARSLNQIDEESNRAELKKAGYLRRDARVPERKKAGLKKARKAPQFSKR
- the glmM gene encoding phosphoglucosamine mutase, which codes for MSRLFGTDGVRGLANRDISARLALQLSVAGSRVLTRGWPEGKRPFAVVGRDTRISGEFLSAAISAGIASAGVDVLDAGMLPTPGIASVVADTGAAFGVVISASHNPMPDNGIKFFAAGGTKLDDSVEDSILAVLDEDWERPTGAEVGRISRYPAAADEYTEKLVRSLDAEGTRPLSGLKVVVDCAHGAASIVGPAALRQAGAEVIVSAAEPDGFNINDGVGSTHLEPLQRLVVETQSDLGVAFDGDADRCLAVDSLGRVINGDQLMGILAIGLKELGELTGNTLVTTVMSNIGLRHAMDKYSINTVQTAVGDRYVLERMLADGYVLGGEQSGHVLMLDHGSTGDGVQTALHLMKRMADSKRTLADLAAEIPQLPQALVNVKDVDKYSVDHPKVAAEVNAVEAELEGSGRVLLRASGTEALIRVMVEAETEDIAQAQAERLAANVKEHLGL